A genomic window from Silvanigrella paludirubra includes:
- a CDS encoding type IV secretion system DNA-binding domain-containing protein — MNILINFFFTVYILCFFFLVFSTYIVSSYKLNSYKQRNILIIFLTLIAYIGIPAVITMSSMSNFLMKNYHFPSFDNFSSYHNMAFAYLREHYLTNYKLIMIFLFFISSLFMFGYVNKFFKYAKIIEDKYEKYDLTSKLSVSFLTFGLAPILQGLEYLSKQNKVGTIRELEEGNEVIRDIKSAENRLVTELLVRNSTGYKFFKNFRLPKHIEVLNLLIIGGMGAGKTAFLTPIILQFFELKYRSLILDNKGDFCELLGEKEGVTILSPFDARSPAWNVAEDVATELEAIEFISQLIPLTGGNGDFFALAARDIALGSIKFLQKTKPYNWNMNEVLETVASENILRILEEYHPGGLQTLRDCGYDPKTGKLLVGETSAGIFQNIRASLQNFDILARAWPKTVDGFSIKKWAKGEEEKTLFLIVPFKQLYPEISGFFSGIVIDLFVNETLNLPESRERRLGLFLDELGAIPRVKSLANGAKLLRGMGVCMFVGIQEVGVIRKKYEKDGGTEVILNAFSSKMVGRAETPEYAEYFVRMFGKNRYKKITRTRSMGTSGKYSLSLSEEQVVEDAISTGELSSIPPATLKHGAIFFLKISEMPVIFKLRFPIIPIKRPYKKCIEPEWMKRPSKEISIGLASNLINNEINQPKIDQNLEKMLTDMNKSNNFIHNENSSNCEKIKDENKEIESTIEHKKITDNDETITLNLDSLNF; from the coding sequence ATGAATATATTGATAAATTTTTTCTTTACTGTTTATATTTTATGTTTTTTCTTCCTAGTATTTTCAACTTATATAGTATCATCTTATAAATTAAATAGTTATAAGCAAAGAAATATTTTAATAATATTTCTTACATTAATTGCATATATTGGAATACCTGCTGTAATAACAATGTCATCAATGTCAAATTTTTTGATGAAAAACTATCATTTTCCAAGTTTTGATAATTTTTCATCATATCACAACATGGCGTTTGCTTATTTAAGAGAACATTATTTAACAAATTACAAATTAATAATGATATTTTTGTTTTTTATTTCATCACTATTTATGTTCGGATATGTTAATAAATTTTTTAAATATGCGAAAATAATAGAAGATAAATATGAAAAATACGATTTAACTTCAAAATTATCTGTATCATTCTTAACCTTTGGATTAGCTCCAATTTTGCAGGGTCTCGAATATCTATCAAAGCAAAATAAGGTTGGTACAATAAGAGAACTTGAAGAAGGTAACGAAGTAATTAGGGATATCAAAAGTGCTGAAAATAGACTTGTAACCGAACTACTTGTTAGAAACTCAACTGGGTATAAATTTTTTAAAAACTTTCGGTTACCTAAGCATATTGAAGTTTTAAATTTATTAATTATTGGTGGTATGGGTGCAGGAAAAACGGCATTTTTAACACCTATAATTTTACAATTTTTTGAATTAAAATATCGATCTTTAATTTTAGACAATAAAGGAGATTTTTGCGAGCTTTTAGGTGAAAAAGAAGGCGTTACAATATTATCTCCGTTTGATGCAAGGTCACCAGCATGGAATGTTGCTGAAGATGTGGCGACTGAATTAGAAGCAATTGAGTTTATAAGTCAATTAATTCCTCTTACAGGTGGGAATGGTGATTTTTTTGCTCTTGCAGCAAGAGACATTGCCCTTGGATCAATAAAATTTCTTCAAAAAACTAAGCCCTACAACTGGAATATGAATGAAGTACTTGAAACAGTTGCTAGTGAGAACATCTTGCGAATTTTGGAAGAATACCATCCAGGAGGTTTACAAACTCTACGAGATTGTGGTTATGACCCAAAAACAGGAAAACTTTTAGTTGGAGAGACAAGTGCAGGAATATTTCAAAATATCAGAGCCAGCTTACAAAATTTTGATATTTTAGCTCGTGCTTGGCCAAAAACTGTTGACGGATTTTCTATTAAAAAATGGGCTAAAGGAGAAGAAGAAAAAACATTATTTTTGATCGTACCATTCAAACAACTTTACCCCGAAATTTCAGGATTTTTTTCAGGAATTGTAATTGATTTATTTGTAAACGAAACTTTGAATTTACCAGAATCAAGAGAAAGACGTTTAGGATTATTTTTAGACGAATTAGGCGCAATTCCTAGGGTTAAATCTTTAGCTAATGGTGCAAAGCTATTGAGGGGAATGGGTGTTTGCATGTTCGTTGGAATTCAAGAAGTTGGTGTTATTAGAAAAAAATATGAAAAAGATGGCGGAACAGAAGTCATTCTAAATGCTTTTTCATCTAAAATGGTCGGAAGAGCTGAAACACCAGAGTATGCTGAGTATTTTGTGAGGATGTTTGGGAAAAATAGATATAAAAAAATAACTCGTACACGTTCAATGGGCACCTCTGGAAAATATTCTTTGTCGTTATCAGAAGAACAAGTAGTTGAAGATGCAATTTCTACTGGCGAGTTATCATCGATACCTCCAGCAACTTTAAAACACGGAGCAATATTTTTCCTTAAAATTTCAGAAATGCCCGTTATATTTAAACTTAGATTTCCAATTATACCGATCAAACGGCCTTATAAGAAATGCATAGAGCCTGAATGGATGAAACGGCCTTCGAAAGAAATATCTATTGGACTTGCATCCAATTTAATAAATAATGAAATTAACCAACCTAAAATAGACCAAAATTTAGAAAAGATGTTAACAGATATGAATAAAAGTAATAATTTTATTCATAATGAAAATTCATCGAATTGTGAAAAAATAAAAGATGAAAATAAAGAAATAGAATCGACAATTGAACATAAAAAAATTACAGATAATGATGAAACCATAACTTTAAATCTTGATAGTTTAAATTTTTAA
- a CDS encoding VirB3 family type IV secretion system protein: MEDMHVSYVHQSLIRPSVLSSMPSQWFVRNLLFWVLLGIYLFASINFYFSLITIVFGSLTHILLQKAFAKDEKIFSIYYRHFLSDGFISSTTKVNILKENF; this comes from the coding sequence ATGGAAGATATGCATGTTAGTTATGTACATCAATCATTAATAAGACCATCGGTTTTATCAAGCATGCCATCACAATGGTTTGTAAGAAATTTATTATTTTGGGTTTTACTTGGGATTTATCTTTTTGCAAGTATCAATTTTTATTTTTCTTTAATAACTATAGTTTTTGGTAGTTTGACACATATTCTTTTGCAAAAAGCATTTGCAAAAGATGAAAAAATTTTTTCAATATATTACCGACACTTTTTATCAGATGGTTTTATTTCTTCAACAACTAAAGTAAATATTTTAAAAGAAAACTTTTAA